The nucleotide window TCACCGCCAGGGACGTCCCGACGGCGAGCACCGCGCCGCCGGCGTCGGCCATCTCCTCGGCCGCTCGCCTGCGGGCCACTGGCACGTTCTCCCCGAAGTAGACGACGTCCGGCTTGAGCTCCACGGAGCCGCACGCCCGGCAGCCGACCATCACGAACTCGTCCACCCACCGGGCGTCCAGCGTCACGTCGCCGTCCGGGTTCACCGCGGCCGGGTCGATCGCCACCCGCTCCAGGTAGCCGGGATTCGCGGCCTCGAGCCGCACATCCAGCGCGCGGCGGGACTCGGTGGCGCCGCAGGTCAGGCACGCCACCCGCGCGAGGTCGCCGTGCAGCTCGATCAGCCGCTCCCCCGGCACGCCCGCCTCGCGGCCGGCGGCGGCATGCAGCCCGTCCACGTTCTGCGTGAGGATGCCCGCGATCCGCCCCTGCTGCGCCCAGCGCGCCAGGATCCGGTGCGCCTCGTTGGGCTGCGCCTGATCCATCCGGCGCCAGCCCACGAAGGAGCGCGCCCAGTAGCGGTGGCGCGCGGCGGGGTCGTCCCGGAACTCCTGGAAGGTCATCGGGCGGTGCCGGTGGAGCGAGCCGTTCGGCCCGCGGTAGTCGGGGATCCCCGAGTCCGTGGAGACGCCCGCGCCCGTGATGACGAGCGGGGTCGTGGTCTGCAGCAGGCGCAGAAGACCCCGAGACGCGGTCTCGGGGTCCTGCGGTGGTGCGGTGTCCTCCACGACGCGGGCGATCGACCGCAGCGCGGCCTGATGCCCGTCGAGCGCGGGATGCCTCACCGGTGTCATCGTGACGTCATCGCACGCGCGATGCGTCGTCCTCGTCCTCGTCGGCGTAGAGGTCGGCGTAGGGATCCTCGTAGAGGTCGTCGCCCTCCGTCTCCGGCTCGGGCTGCGCGACGGGAGTGACGTGCGTACGTCCGCCCGCGAGCTCCCGCTCCAGTGCCGAGAGGTCTGTGCCAGGCGTGTAGTACTTCATCTCACGTGCCTGCTTGGTGGCTTTCGCCTTCTGACGGCCGCGCCCCATGAGCGTGACCCCCTTCGCATCTCTCGTGCCCGGGTCTGACGGCGCTCAGAGGCCGGCCGGGTTCTCACTGGTCAATAAATGGTTCGTGCAGTCAAGGGTACAACACCACCCCGACGTCGGGCACTCGCCCGCGGGGGCCCGAGCGGGAGGCGACGGCACCCCGCCGACGTCCCGTTCAGCCCTCCGCGGGCGGCGCGCTCCCGCCCCACCGTCGTCCGGACGCTGTTCATGTGGGCGTCACCCGAGGTCAACCCGCGGTCCGGCCGTTGTTACGGGCCGGTTCCCTCCCCCGCGCCAGCCTCGACTGTCCCCACCCGTCCCCACGAAAGGCCACCGCCGTGTGCACCTCGTGCAACACCTCCTCCCCGTCCCTCACCCCCGGCCAGCTCGCCGACGTCCGCGAGCGCGGCGACCAGGAGCTCGCCCGTCTCGGCTACGACCGCCGGCAGATCCTCTCCGCCGGCGCCGCCCTGGCGG belongs to Micrococcus sp. 2A and includes:
- a CDS encoding Sir2 family NAD-dependent protein deacetylase, whose amino-acid sequence is MTPVRHPALDGHQAALRSIARVVEDTAPPQDPETASRGLLRLLQTTTPLVITGAGVSTDSGIPDYRGPNGSLHRHRPMTFQEFRDDPAARHRYWARSFVGWRRMDQAQPNEAHRILARWAQQGRIAGILTQNVDGLHAAAGREAGVPGERLIELHGDLARVACLTCGATESRRALDVRLEAANPGYLERVAIDPAAVNPDGDVTLDARWVDEFVMVGCRACGSVELKPDVVYFGENVPVARRRAAEEMADAGGAVLAVGTSLAVMSGFRFVLRAERAGHEVGLINRGPTRADARAQWRWREGVAEALAWLDARL
- a CDS encoding DUF3073 domain-containing protein, translated to MGRGRQKAKATKQAREMKYYTPGTDLSALERELAGGRTHVTPVAQPEPETEGDDLYEDPYADLYADEDEDDASRVR